Proteins encoded in a region of the Photobacterium angustum genome:
- a CDS encoding PhoH family protein, which translates to MDDAERKLFVLDTNILLHEPLAFFSFQEHDVVIPMTVLEELDRIKDSKRDVSRDARVAIRALEDIFHDAPPEQISAGIPFNDKVAHSGTIAIFADYEVKQTVHAFSDKAGDNRILNSVLFLQQKHAPRSVVLVTKDINMRLRAKGAGVLYVDDYRTDQLIDDVALLTKGFHRYHGDFWENVAECQSENRGRSTLHTLPKNLFETPFVNQYLLDEGNDFAARIQSIDDESVTIKDISQERLMHRQAWGVNPKNIYQGMALDAMLDPRIDLVILTGPAGCGKTILAMAAALEQVIEKGMYDKIIVTRNTPEIAESIGFLPGTEEEKMMPWLAAVTDTMEALHKHDVCTDGSMKYIFDKANIQFKSINFMRGRSIQNAFVLLDECQNLTASQIKTIITRCGEGTKIVCSGNLAQIDSNYLSPVTSGLTYIVERFKNFEGSANIYLNGVVRSRLAEFAEENL; encoded by the coding sequence ATGGACGACGCCGAACGGAAACTGTTTGTACTTGATACAAATATTCTGCTTCATGAACCTCTGGCGTTCTTTTCTTTTCAGGAACACGACGTGGTTATTCCCATGACGGTTCTGGAAGAATTGGACAGAATTAAAGACAGTAAGCGTGATGTTTCTCGTGATGCGCGAGTCGCGATACGTGCGCTTGAAGATATATTCCACGACGCACCACCAGAGCAAATTTCGGCTGGTATTCCTTTCAACGACAAAGTGGCTCATAGCGGTACTATTGCTATTTTTGCTGACTATGAAGTAAAACAAACCGTCCATGCCTTTAGTGATAAGGCGGGTGACAATCGTATTCTTAATAGCGTTCTCTTTCTGCAACAAAAACATGCACCACGCTCTGTGGTATTAGTGACTAAGGACATTAACATGCGACTGCGTGCCAAAGGTGCAGGCGTCTTGTATGTTGATGACTATCGTACCGATCAGTTGATTGATGATGTCGCATTATTAACCAAAGGCTTTCATCGCTATCACGGCGATTTTTGGGAAAATGTTGCTGAGTGCCAGTCGGAAAATAGAGGTCGTTCAACCTTACATACCTTACCTAAAAACTTATTTGAAACTCCCTTTGTTAATCAGTATTTACTGGATGAAGGCAATGATTTTGCCGCTAGAATTCAAAGTATTGATGATGAAAGTGTCACCATTAAAGACATTAGCCAAGAGCGACTAATGCATCGACAAGCTTGGGGCGTTAATCCTAAAAATATTTATCAAGGGATGGCGCTTGATGCAATGCTTGATCCTCGGATTGATTTAGTGATCTTAACGGGTCCTGCTGGTTGTGGTAAAACCATTTTAGCGATGGCTGCAGCACTTGAGCAGGTCATTGAAAAAGGGATGTATGACAAAATTATTGTCACTCGTAATACGCCCGAAATAGCCGAATCAATTGGTTTCCTACCGGGTACCGAAGAAGAAAAAATGATGCCATGGCTGGCAGCGGTTACCGATACTATGGAAGCACTTCATAAGCATGATGTTTGTACTGATGGCTCAATGAAGTACATTTTTGATAAAGCCAATATTCAATTTAAATCGATTAACTTTATGCGTGGGCGTTCTATTCAAAATGCCTTTGTTTTACTCGATGAATGTCAAAACTTAACAGCGTCACAAATTAAAACCATTATTACCCGATGTGGTGAAGGAACAAAAATTGTGTGTTCGGGTAACCTTGCTCAAATTGATTCCAACTATCTATCCCCAGTGACCTCGGGATTAACCTATATTGTTGAGCGCTTTAAAAACTTTGAAGGTAGCGCCAATATTTATCTCAATGGGGTGGTTCGAAGCCGTCTAGCGGAATTTGCCGAAGAAAATCTTTAA